A genomic window from Vagococcus sp. CY52-2 includes:
- a CDS encoding MFS transporter — protein MNNTKKQVNLSLLLSTLFLGYVIVYIDKLSVGISIISISKDIPMTESQKGLILSAFFIGYAIMQVPMSFAINQFGAKKVLIWSVFMIGVFDFIFSFGETVTMLLAIRLLTGMLAHSGYPSASSKEIIDHFPLERRTFAKGILISSSGIAGIVGPILLSPIIEQYNWKFAYMLLTILAILASFIIVRIIPTPNKQSKEVIEEASEKVSLLNIWKNRNIWTLFAAAFFINSLLYGINNWLPSFLTSQRGITLTQSGMVSSCVGVFSLIGAIGGSYVVSKFFSEKDTLVIMMMATIGSSLVFLSYYLHSLIPFILVLGLATLSMTVAFVTLMTIPLKVFTGKHFAPSYSTISTGGILGGATAQIIIGSLVDGSESYFSAFIYFFALGILATLSLAFLKKGAENY, from the coding sequence ATGAACAATACAAAAAAACAAGTTAATTTATCTTTACTATTATCCACATTATTTCTAGGTTATGTGATTGTCTATATTGATAAATTATCTGTTGGGATTTCTATCATTTCCATTAGCAAGGATATTCCTATGACTGAAAGTCAAAAAGGACTCATTTTAAGTGCGTTCTTTATTGGTTACGCTATTATGCAGGTTCCTATGAGTTTTGCGATTAATCAATTTGGGGCAAAGAAAGTCCTTATTTGGTCTGTCTTTATGATTGGGGTGTTTGATTTTATCTTCAGTTTTGGAGAAACCGTGACAATGCTCTTAGCCATTAGATTATTAACAGGTATGCTGGCTCATTCTGGTTACCCTTCTGCTTCTAGTAAGGAAATCATTGATCATTTCCCTTTAGAACGCAGGACATTTGCTAAAGGGATTCTCATTTCTTCCTCAGGTATTGCTGGCATTGTGGGACCTATTCTACTATCACCAATTATCGAGCAATACAATTGGAAATTTGCTTACATGTTACTAACTATTCTGGCTATTTTAGCTTCTTTTATTATAGTAAGAATTATTCCTACACCGAATAAACAATCAAAAGAAGTCATTGAAGAAGCGTCTGAAAAAGTATCCTTACTGAATATTTGGAAAAACCGAAATATTTGGACACTATTTGCTGCCGCATTTTTTATCAATAGTTTACTTTACGGTATTAACAACTGGTTACCAAGCTTTTTAACAAGTCAACGTGGTATTACACTGACTCAATCTGGTATGGTCAGTTCATGCGTTGGGGTCTTTTCTCTCATTGGAGCCATTGGTGGAAGTTATGTTGTAAGCAAGTTTTTTTCTGAGAAGGATACACTGGTGATTATGATGATGGCAACGATCGGTTCATCATTAGTCTTTTTATCTTATTATCTCCATTCTCTTATCCCATTTATCCTCGTTTTAGGATTAGCAACATTGTCTATGACAGTTGCCTTTGTGACCCTTATGACAATCCCACTGAAAGTATTTACTGGTAAACACTTTGCACCAAGTTACTCTACTATTTCAACTGGTGGTATCCTAGGAGGCGCAACAGCACAAATCATTATTGGTTCATTAGTCGATGGTTCTGAATCCTATTTCTCTGCTTTTATTTATTTCTTTGCTTTAGGTATTTTAGCCACACTTTCTTTAGCCTTCCTTAAAAAAGGCGCTGAAAACTATTAA